CAGTCCCCGGTCCCCGAAAGGTCAGCTGGACGTGTACCCCGCCCTGAACCCTCCCCCCACTCCCCCCACCGCACTTCCCCTTCGTCCAGTCGGCCTGGACCTGGGGGGACATCTCTGTCGTCGATGTCGTCTGGCTCTGTCTGCCCTATACGGGTCCAGCGAGTCCCGGGAGCTCCCGGCGGGAGCGGCGGCGCGGGCACGTCGGGGAGACTCTTAATAActctgcgcgtgtgtgtgtgtgtgtgcgtgtgtgtctggtaTGTGATGCGCTGAATGGTAGCATCGGTCGGTCATCTTCGGTAATTTCCTTGACATCATGTATCCCTGCGGCGCCGTGGCGTTGGGGTCGCCGCGCCTGCAACGCCGTACACGTgcgtgagtgcgtgcgtgtgtgtgtgcgtgtcacCTTTCACGAATTGGACGAGCACTGCGGGCCTCAATCTCAAGCTACCCTGACGGATTGACCCCGATAGCGACCCCGTCACTAGCCAACTGGGGTTCCGCTTATCGCTAGGAGCTGGTCCAAGATGAGCCACCTGCCCCACAAGGACACGACACGGGAATGAGGAATGCGCCCAGAATGCGCCTAAGAGGGTGCTAATCGATCTGGCTGGGAACGGCTTGTCGCCGACTGTCAAATTCTTCCTCGAAATGTGTTCCCCCGCAGAAACGTGGTGaagtggtggtgtgtggtatGGTGGGTTGGCTTCCAACCccggccccaccaccaccaccaccaccaccactggctTCCAAGCCCGAACCTGGTCCGGGCTCGCCTGGCCGATGCCCTTTCGAGCAACAATCAACAAAGAGTCCGGGTCCGCGGGGCGGAGGCTTCTGAGTGCTGGGGGCCCCAGTACGTCCTTGGCATTTAGTGTCGCGTTCTGGGGATTGCGTGCGTGCCGTGCGCTGCAACAAGATCGTCGACGGCCGTCGCACCGTCCCCCCGTCCCGCCATCCCTTcctggcgcgcgcgagagCGCAATTCctgcaaaacaacaaaaacctgGTCAGAAATGCATCACaggacaacacacacgcggctaGCACGAGGCTTCCGTTTCTACCGGAGGTGCTGCaggaggcggcggtggtccaGAACGGGGTGCGGACACACACTGCGCTCGTTCTTTCCATtcccctgtctctctctgtctttgtGTCTTTCTTTCGCACGCGGGGTTTGTTCGTCATCTGTAGTTTGCTCCTAGAATTCGGAGCGCGATCTCTGTGGCCTTTTGgactcccggccggccggtcggcaggTGATGCAGGTGTCTATGGACGGGGCGGCACATCGTTGTGGCCCCGGTAAACAACACACTCCGTGAACCTTACGCTGCGATCATTTGACGGAGcgcttcgtttgtttgtaCACAGAGCTGAGGTTGACAGCCATCGCCATGCGGTTATTTTGCGGAACGCCGAAGGATGCTTGTTTATGGGGTTCAGACGGGGTTTTTATCGAACTTTAAGGCTGGCCACGACTGGAAATCGCCGCGTCTTTCTAAACCAATGCGGTCTTGTAATCCTTGCTGCTTTCGGAGGCAAAAACCGAACGCTAAGAAAGAACCAAACAGCGCCGCAGAAAGCAGAGACGGGCATGAAACAAAGTAGCGGTCCACGGTACTTTTGGGTGGTTCGGGGACTTTTGGGGAGTTCTCCCTGGAGCAGTACCGTAGAGGATGGCGTAGCCGGGCTTTaagttttcatcatttttatttgttatttattttattttttttcaatttattttgataaGCTCCCAAATAGACAGATACATCTAACAATTGTGTGATTCACCTTGCACTTCACTCGAATCCTAAGTCCACAGCCTGGAAATTTGCAAGGCGTATCGTGTGTAACACGAAGAATTACTTTGAATGGCCGGACTGTACTTATGCCTCGCCTCGTACATTCTAGCATTTGAAAAAGGGTCCGTTTCCTGTTGAAAACGCCTTCTGGACCGTCCCCTGTCCCTGGTGGGCATCAAGTTTCAGGTCAACCTTCTATATTAACGCGTTTTGCAGGTCCAACGAGCATTCAcagtgtgtgtccgtgtgtccaTAAAAACTAAAACGGGCAACATACGCCCTTCGGCGCTGCTGCCTGTAAGAAGGTGACCATCCGAATCGGGCCATTCTCTTCGCCAACGTGGGCACCACGCGACACTCGTTGACATTCCGAGCGAGTCTGGTGGGCGATGATGTTACCGATTGACCGCGGACTGCGAGGATCATATTACATGGGCAGCTTTAGTAGCCTGACCTCACACAGATACGGCCTGAGTCCTGGATTGCTATAGTGTTTGGTGAAAACACTTTACTTAGCATGATACGTCCCTCTTTCCATTGTCGTTCTACATGTTCCCAATGTGGCGACGAGCTGACTGACAGGGATGAAcaggtgaccgaaagttcgaagtcgCTAtgagcttcacctatctagCGTTAAAGGATAACAACTAACAACGACATAACGGAGGAGACGATCCACGACTTGAAGGCTGTCGAACTGTTGATTGACTGTCTGGATGTGGTACCTGACGTGAACCGATAAGGAGCAAAAGTGATTAAATGTCAGCCAATAACGACCACGGCAAGAGCTCCCCTTTTCGGCATCAGTTCCGCGGTGGATTAGGCCAGATACAGATACGCGAGGCGCTGCTGCTTTGATTATCGTTGCTGTATTTGCgtttataaatataaaatactaGAATCTGTTTCCGAATCGGCACACGCCAAATAgagagggtgtgtgtgtgcgcgcgtctATCTACTGGGCACTAATTAAACGGACGCTCCGGAGTGCTGCTGCACCAGAGGTGATCCCGAATGTAAAGAGGAGGCCAACGACCCCGATGCCAAATACCAAATACGGGGATTCAACTTTTCTGCTATCGAGACTAGCGAGCTGCTTAGAGGGAACGATATGTTCTAGGGAAGGGATATGTGAAAAGAACGTAGAGGAACGGCCCCCGGTTGGGTGCCGTCGGCTCAGTTACGGCCCTGGGCCTGGTGTGACCCCCCTCCTGGCTGCCGCTGTTGGTCCACTGCCGCTGCCTCCGTCGCCTTAAAGTTCTTGTCGTTTTTGCTGCTCAGGTAGACGTTGAAGTAGAAGAAGTACTTCTGCTTCTCGCCCCCCGTGGACGTCGTGGCCCCGGATCCGGTCCCCATCAGCAGGTCCTTCGAGGTGTCGGAGGTGCACGCCCGCACGATCACTTCGCacttttcgggtttcgggcagACCGGGCAGGACAGGCTTTCGCTGCTGTCACTGCCCCTGTCAGATGTGGTGCCCCGCCCGGCTGTACTGCGATCCTCTCCACGCTCCCGGTGCCcctcctcttcgtcctccgaGGTGGGCAGTCCGTCGTTGCCAGCGTCGTTGCCCTGTTGCCAGAACATTGGCACCTCCTGCTGCTCGTCCGAGTGTTGGTTCGGCGCGTACGgatccgacggtggccacggacCGGACGGCAGtgctccgtcgccgtcggcacAGCTGAAGTAGATCGTGACCGGGTAGGCGTTCATGCGCGACCCGAAGCTGATGTACGACACCTCGATCGGGGTGCGGTCGTCGTGCACCGCCAGGATCGTTTGCTTCTGGAGCACCGGGATGGCGACGGTGATGTCGCCGCTGCGCGTGATCTGGATCCGCAGCCGGAACTGGTCACCCGGGAAGAAGCTGAACGTGTGGCTGTGGTGGGCGGACATGCGCAGCGTTTCCTTGTAGATCACCGTGTACACATTGCTGACGCGCACCTCGTACGTCTGCCCGTAGTCCGGGTGCTGGCGGGACCGGTTGGCCGCGGACAGCAGGATCGCCAGCTCCTCCTGCATGTTGTGGACCCGCACAAGCAGCTCCAGGTCGACGATGTGCTGCTCGGTGCGGTTGTTGCCGATCTTGTCGATGTCGAAGTACTCCTCGTACTggctggtcgtcgtcgtcgtccgctgCTCGCAGCTACTGTCACCTGCAAATCCACGACGGGTCAGACGGGTTTTCTTCTGACAGGGGGGGGGAGTCTGTGCGAGCAAGCTTACCGAGGCGATTGGCCGGCGTGCTCTGGCCGGTCATGGCCCGCGCTTCTTGGTCCAGTCCCAGTAGCACGCCCAGCGACAGCACGACCCAGCCGAACGACGGTTCCCTGCCAACCCGGTTCATGGCGCCTGCAATTGAAGAAAGACACGGAGAACGGGGTTTGCTACATTTTAGGTGATGAACTCGAGCTCcatctctccatctctcgtCAGATGGACTCGCGTCCGATGTGGACACCGATTGCccggatgctggtggtggccgggctGGCTCTGCTGGGTGGCGGAGGCGtgcgcggccacggccggctCATGGATCCGCCGGCCCGGAACGCGATGTGGCGGTTCGGGTTCCCGAACCCGGTCAACTACAACGACAACGAGCTGTTCTGTGGCGGGTACGCCGTCCAGTGGGAGCAGAACGGGGGCCACTGCGGGACGTGCGGCGACGCGTACCACTTGCGGGCACCGCGCCCGCACGAGACGGGCGGCGAGTACGGGCAGGGGATCGTGACGCGCCGCTACGTAGCCGGGCAGACGATCGACGTCGAGATCGAGCTCACCGCCAACCATATGGGCCGGTTCGAGTTGCACCTCTGCCCGGAGAACAGCTTCCGCGGTGCCGCGCCCCAGTCCTGCTTCGACCAGTACCCGCTCTACCTGTCCGGGACGCGCGAAGTCCGCTTCCACATACCGCCCGAGTCGGGCAAGAAGGACGTGTTCCGGTACCGGGTCCAGCTGCCACCGTACGTCACCTGCGTCTCCTGTGCGCTGCAGTGGGTCTACTACACGGGCAACATGTGGGGACGCTGTGACAACGGTACCGAGGGCATCGGGTGCGGCCGACCAGGTAAGTCCAGCTCCGAAGCCCCTGTCACCCTGCCATCTGCTCTAaactgctctctctctctctctctcccgccctGCAGAAACGTTCCGCAACTGCGCGGACGTCAGCATCGTGTCCaacaccggtggcggccggccaCCCCTGTTCACCGCTTCCGCCAACAATCCGTTCCTGCTGTACTACCGGGACTTCCGCGACCCGCAGCCGGACAACGTGTACCCGCTGATCATCCGGTAGGTTGACGCGCGGCGGAATTTCCGGTTCGCACGGAGTGGAGCTTCCAGGAACGaatgtttatttctttctttatcgttcggttcggttccaggGACCAGGTGTGCGTACCGACCGCGGCCTACCGCAGCTTCATCGGCATGGATGACTGGTGCCAGAACAACTGCCTGCGCTACCCGCCAAACTGCCCGGAGATTGCCTGTCACTGCCCGTAAGTAGCACCCGCCAATGGTGGGAAGAACTTTTCGCGGGGCGCTTCTTACCACCTGCGGCAACGCACCTGCCTGCCTGAAGCACTGATGCTCGTTTGCTGGTCCACTATTTTGTgattcgctttctctctctttctctcgctctctttctgtctcctTCCCGTTTCGTGTTGCAATGCGGGCGTGCGCCCAAAAGTCAAACGTGCGAAGCAATCGGCGAAATAGCGGGACAGGAAGGTGCAGATGTGTACTGCCTCGACCAGTGTCTCAACTTCAAGTCGGCCTGTCCGGCCGAAAAGTGCCGCTGCTACTGAGCCGCCGCACCGTACAATCACAGTACAATCACCGATGCCCCAGTCCCGATTGCGATAGCTAAAAACGCCGAGCGACGACTCGGACGAcgaaaaccgacgacgacgacgacgacgaaggcccAATGACCAGCGAACTGTAATGCAGCACTCGAAGCCCCGGGGAGAGCAATCGGAAAGGTGTGCGcgactctgctgctgctgctgctggtcaacCCCTCAGAGCTTGCTACGTGGTTCGCCGATCAGCGAGCCAGCTCCTGCGGACCAAAACATCCTTCTTCGAGATTCAATCGAACGACCactttgtgtgttgtgtgtcaACGAATGTTCGAAATGTTCAGTTAGTTCAGTTGCTATTTTGTATTAATTGTATTTGTACAGATTCTCTAGACAGATGGCCAGAGCCAGGCAAACAGACGAGAGCGCTCAGGAAAGCAACTCCTTGTTAGAATTTAGGCGACGGTAGGACACTAGTTGAAACGAAGGtagctacaaaaaaaaagagtagGCAACGGAAAGCGATGCGGCGGTCGTGGTTCACCGCGAGAAAGCAACAGGATATGCTTGACTGGGATCCCCCGGCGAAGAGCCTCTGCActgtattattatttattattactaGGAACGGGCAAAGCCTTACGAAGCACCACACCAAGCTCACAGTTTTGCGCTCAAGTTGATCAAGTCGGAACAGCGAGGATTTTCCGCAGCCTTATTTTCCGGTAACTAATTGCCCATTCCTAAGTAATGCAATGCTTTCGTTCAGGTTCCTCCAAAACAGGCATCCGAAAGAATGAATCATGTTCGGCGTCAACTCGGCTATTGAAGGGGCATTAAGGCCCAACGTGACGCATGCCCAAACCACGTAGTATGCCGCAGTGGTGCGGCGTTCGTTTGCTTCGTGTCGATGATGCTGCGGTACCTGCAGCCCACGTGCCTCCTCCTCCGGCACCGATACAATTAATTACATTTAAGTTTTGCTGCTTTGCTTCGTCGTGTTGGTTGACTATCGTGTCCTTGCGCGCACACGGTGCCACGCTGTCCTGGCGATGGCGGTTCGTACGTCGGCGGGCctaaaaaacagcaaaacaaacagtaaCAGTGGTCCACAGAACATGACCGGCGGCAATGCAGTTCGTGCGGTGTGCCCGGTGTA
This window of the Anopheles cruzii chromosome X, idAnoCruzAS_RS32_06, whole genome shotgun sequence genome carries:
- the LOC128279123 gene encoding uncharacterized protein LOC128279123, translating into MNRVGREPSFGWVVLSLGVLLGLDQEARAMTGQSTPANRLGDSSCEQRTTTTTSQYEEYFDIDKIGNNRTEQHIVDLELLVRVHNMQEELAILLSAANRSRQHPDYGQTYEVRVSNVYTVIYKETLRMSAHHSHTFSFFPGDQFRLRIQITRSGDITVAIPVLQKQTILAVHDDRTPIEVSYISFGSRMNAYPVTIYFSCADGDGALPSGPWPPSDPYAPNQHSDEQQEVPMFWQQGNDAGNDGLPTSEDEEEGHRERGEDRSTAGRGTTSDRGSDSSESLSCPVCPKPEKCEVIVRACTSDTSKDLLMGTGSGATTSTGGEKQKYFFYFNVYLSSKNDKNFKATEAAAVDQQRQPGGGSHQAQGRN
- the LOC128279134 gene encoding uncharacterized protein LOC128279134 — encoded protein: MDSRPMWTPIARMLVVAGLALLGGGGVRGHGRLMDPPARNAMWRFGFPNPVNYNDNELFCGGYAVQWEQNGGHCGTCGDAYHLRAPRPHETGGEYGQGIVTRRYVAGQTIDVEIELTANHMGRFELHLCPENSFRGAAPQSCFDQYPLYLSGTREVRFHIPPESGKKDVFRYRVQLPPYVTCVSCALQWVYYTGNMWGRCDNGTEGIGCGRPETFRNCADVSIVSNTGGGRPPLFTASANNPFLLYYRDFRDPQPDNVYPLIIRDQVCVPTAAYRSFIGMDDWCQNNCLRYPPNCPEIACHCPQTCEAIGEIAGQEGADVYCLDQCLNFKSACPAEKCRCY